The proteins below come from a single Plantactinospora sp. KBS50 genomic window:
- a CDS encoding Gfo/Idh/MocA family protein: protein MTGTGTGTGTPVPGGTPVRLGVLGCAEIAWRKTLPALAGVPQLRLTAVASRDPERAARFGERFGAQPVTGYPALLERDDVDAVYLPLPAALHAPWVDRALRAGKHVLAEKPLATVEADARRLVALADSRGLVLAENYMFTLHSQHAQVRELIGSGLIGEPRLLSAAFAIPALPREDIRYRPDVGGGALADVGGYPLRAATLLLGDRLEVVGATLRRDPARGVDLGGTALLVTPDGVAAQLAFGMEHAYRCEYEVWGSAGRLRLDRAFTPPADHKPVLRIERGGEVQERLLAPDDHFEAALRAFADAVRTGTDSGLQGAAVLRQAALVQRVRDVARYLDVPN from the coding sequence GTGACCGGCACCGGCACCGGCACCGGCACGCCGGTCCCGGGCGGTACGCCGGTCCGGCTGGGCGTCCTGGGCTGCGCCGAGATCGCCTGGCGCAAGACCCTGCCCGCGCTGGCCGGCGTGCCGCAACTGCGGCTCACGGCGGTGGCCAGCCGGGATCCGGAGCGGGCCGCCCGGTTCGGCGAGCGGTTCGGTGCGCAACCGGTGACCGGCTACCCGGCGCTGCTGGAGCGGGACGACGTGGACGCGGTCTACCTGCCGCTGCCCGCCGCCCTGCACGCGCCGTGGGTGGACCGGGCGCTGCGCGCCGGCAAGCACGTGCTCGCCGAGAAGCCGCTGGCCACGGTCGAGGCGGACGCCCGCCGGCTGGTGGCGCTGGCCGACTCCCGGGGTCTGGTGCTGGCCGAGAACTACATGTTCACCCTGCACAGCCAGCACGCACAGGTACGCGAGCTGATCGGCTCCGGGCTGATCGGCGAGCCCCGCCTGCTGAGCGCGGCGTTCGCGATCCCGGCGCTGCCCCGGGAGGACATCCGGTACCGCCCGGACGTCGGCGGCGGGGCGCTGGCCGACGTGGGCGGCTACCCGCTGCGGGCGGCCACGCTGCTGCTCGGCGACCGACTGGAGGTGGTCGGCGCGACGCTGCGCCGGGACCCGGCCCGCGGCGTCGACCTGGGCGGCACGGCCCTGCTGGTCACCCCGGACGGCGTGGCGGCCCAACTCGCCTTCGGGATGGAACACGCCTACCGGTGCGAGTACGAGGTGTGGGGCAGCGCGGGCCGGCTCCGGCTGGACCGGGCGTTCACCCCGCCGGCCGACCACAAGCCGGTGCTGCGGATCGAGCGGGGCGGCGAGGTGCAGGAGCGGCTGCTGGCGCCGGACGACCACTTCGAGGCGGCGCTGCGGGCCTTCGCCGACGCCGTGCGCACCGGCACGGACAGCGGGTTGCAGGGCGCGGCCGTCCTCCGCCAGGCCGCCCTCGTCCAGCGGGTCCGGGACGTGGCCCGCTACCTGGACGTCCCGAACTGA
- a CDS encoding nucleotide disphospho-sugar-binding domain-containing protein yields the protein MRVLVSTAPLHGHFFPLVPLSWALRAAGHDVLVATPANFADEVAATGLPVVPCAGPIEFAEFMFHDRQGRRLAQPSDPTQRRHSSGRAWGRLAARTLDGTLDLVRDWRPDLVVGEPTEFAGAIAAAAAGIPWVEHSWGLAVQPEYRPAAGAELAGECARSGLGGLPEPALRIDVCPPSVQRPGAPQGQQMRYVPFNGPAVLPQWARGPAPGPRICLTLGSMLPRHGLLDFAGMLRDWATALTGLGVEVVVGVADEVARSWTDLPPGVRATGWLPLHLVLPGCAAVVHHGGPGSLFTALALGVPQLALPQTADQFENSDRMVAAGAGLRLLPAERTTDAVVDACRDLLAESLYRKNAESIAEENAVGPSPAEVVGVLERLVAADPWKEMA from the coding sequence ATGCGCGTACTGGTCAGCACGGCACCGCTGCACGGCCACTTCTTCCCGCTCGTGCCGTTGAGCTGGGCGTTGCGGGCCGCCGGACACGACGTCCTGGTCGCCACCCCGGCCAACTTCGCCGACGAGGTCGCCGCCACCGGGCTCCCGGTGGTGCCCTGCGCCGGGCCGATCGAGTTCGCCGAGTTCATGTTTCACGACCGGCAGGGCCGGCGGCTCGCCCAACCCAGCGACCCGACGCAGCGGCGGCACTCCAGCGGCCGCGCCTGGGGCCGGCTGGCCGCCCGTACCCTCGACGGCACCCTCGACCTGGTCCGCGACTGGCGTCCGGACCTCGTGGTGGGCGAGCCCACCGAGTTCGCCGGCGCCATCGCCGCGGCCGCCGCCGGGATCCCTTGGGTGGAACACTCCTGGGGGCTGGCGGTGCAGCCCGAGTACCGGCCGGCGGCCGGCGCCGAACTGGCCGGCGAGTGCGCCCGGTCCGGGCTGGGCGGCCTGCCCGAGCCGGCACTGCGGATCGACGTCTGCCCGCCGTCGGTGCAGCGCCCCGGCGCGCCGCAGGGCCAGCAGATGCGGTACGTGCCGTTCAACGGCCCGGCCGTGCTGCCGCAGTGGGCCCGCGGCCCGGCGCCCGGCCCCCGGATCTGCCTGACCCTGGGCAGCATGCTGCCCAGGCACGGGCTGCTCGACTTCGCCGGGATGCTGCGCGACTGGGCCACCGCGCTCACCGGGCTCGGCGTCGAGGTGGTCGTCGGGGTGGCCGACGAGGTGGCCCGGTCCTGGACCGACCTGCCGCCCGGGGTCCGCGCGACCGGCTGGCTGCCGCTGCACCTGGTGCTGCCCGGCTGCGCCGCCGTGGTGCACCACGGCGGACCCGGCTCGCTGTTCACCGCGCTCGCCCTCGGGGTTCCCCAGCTCGCGCTGCCGCAGACCGCGGACCAGTTCGAGAACAGCGACCGGATGGTCGCGGCCGGCGCCGGGCTGCGGCTGCTGCCGGCCGAACGGACCACCGACGCCGTGGTGGACGCCTGCCGCGACCTGCTGGCCGAGTCCCTGTACCGCAAGAACGCCGAGTCGATCGCCGAGGAGAACGCCGTCGGACCCAGCCCCGCCGAGGTCGTCGGGGTGCTCGAACGGCTCGTCGCGGCAGATCCGTGGAAGGAGATGGCGTGA
- a CDS encoding nucleotide disphospho-sugar-binding domain-containing protein — translation MRILFVTSAMPSHFFAMAPFGWAARAAGHEVRVASPPGLVPVVSRSGLPTVPVGAELDFAAGYRGRQTGGSADPKLMFAAVAEAMVDDLVALARSWRPDLVVWEPTSFAGPVAAAALGVPSVRYLWGPDIVGRGTSGRDRLPEPVLALFDRYAGGLAGVPEWTTVDPCPPSVQLPTSGPWRHVRYVAHSTAARVDPAVLPPPDRPRVLVTLGMSVTDLVGQRAFLPPLVVRALAGEDVETLVALPAGQVAALTDGGGLPDNVRVVADCPLPVLLAQASVVVHHGGAGTLLSAVNAGVPQLILAQMPDLAFYGDRLAATGAGLRLGADVTEATVRDAVAGLRTDPGHRDAAADLRAEALRQPSPARLAAELLPAAIPSQEEPVS, via the coding sequence ATGCGGATCCTGTTCGTCACCTCGGCGATGCCGTCGCACTTCTTCGCGATGGCGCCCTTCGGCTGGGCCGCCCGCGCGGCCGGGCACGAGGTGCGGGTGGCCAGCCCGCCCGGCCTGGTGCCGGTGGTCTCCCGGTCCGGTCTGCCGACCGTGCCGGTCGGCGCCGAGCTGGACTTCGCGGCCGGCTACCGCGGCCGGCAGACCGGCGGCTCGGCCGACCCGAAGCTGATGTTCGCCGCCGTGGCCGAGGCCATGGTGGACGATCTGGTGGCGCTGGCCCGGTCATGGCGGCCCGACCTGGTGGTCTGGGAACCGACGTCGTTCGCCGGGCCGGTCGCCGCGGCGGCGCTCGGCGTGCCGTCGGTGCGCTACCTGTGGGGACCGGACATCGTCGGCCGGGGCACCAGCGGCCGGGACCGGCTGCCGGAGCCGGTGCTGGCGCTCTTCGACCGGTACGCCGGCGGCCTGGCCGGGGTGCCGGAGTGGACCACCGTCGACCCGTGCCCGCCCTCGGTGCAACTGCCGACCAGCGGCCCGTGGCGGCACGTGCGGTACGTCGCGCACAGCACCGCGGCCCGGGTCGACCCGGCCGTGCTGCCGCCACCGGACCGGCCCCGGGTGCTGGTCACCCTCGGCATGTCGGTCACCGACCTGGTCGGCCAGCGGGCGTTCCTGCCGCCCCTGGTGGTCCGGGCGCTGGCCGGCGAGGACGTGGAGACGCTGGTGGCGCTGCCGGCCGGGCAGGTGGCCGCGCTCACCGACGGCGGCGGGCTGCCGGACAACGTCCGGGTGGTCGCCGACTGCCCGCTGCCGGTCCTGCTCGCGCAGGCCAGCGTGGTGGTGCACCACGGCGGGGCCGGCACGCTGCTGAGCGCCGTCAACGCCGGGGTACCGCAACTGATCCTGGCCCAGATGCCCGACCTGGCCTTCTACGGCGACCGGCTGGCCGCCACCGGCGCCGGGCTGCGGCTTGGCGCCGACGTCACCGAGGCGACCGTGCGGGACGCCGTGGCCGGGTTGCGCACCGACCCCGGCCACCGGGACGCCGCCGCCGACCTGCGCGCCGAGGCGCTGCGCCAACCCAGCCCCGCGCGGCTCGCGGCCGAGCTGCTTCCCGCCGCCATTCCGTCCCAGGAGGAGCCCGTATCATGA
- the rfbB gene encoding dTDP-glucose 4,6-dehydratase: MRLLVTGGAGFIGSHYVRGMLAGRHAGYERAEVTVLDKFTYAGNRDNLPAADPRLTVVEGDICDAGLLTDLLPGHDAVLHFAAESHVDRSVAGAAPFAMTNVVGTQTLLEACVRTGVQRVVHVSTDEVYGSIEAGSWTESWPLQPNSPYAATKAGSDLVARSFWRTHGLAVSITRCCNNYGPYQYPEKVIPRFVTNLLEGEPVPLYGDGRNVREWLHVDDHCRAVQLVLTGGRAGEIYNVGGGVELSNRELTQRLLRHCGVDWSMVRQVDDRLGHDLRYSLDDSKIRTELGYRPLVDFDRGLAEVVQWYRDNSWWWKPLRGTRR; encoded by the coding sequence ATGAGGCTGCTGGTCACCGGCGGCGCCGGCTTCATCGGATCGCACTACGTCCGCGGGATGCTCGCCGGCCGGCACGCCGGCTACGAGCGGGCCGAGGTCACCGTGCTGGACAAGTTCACCTACGCCGGCAACCGGGACAACCTGCCGGCCGCGGACCCGCGGCTCACGGTCGTCGAGGGCGACATCTGCGACGCCGGCCTGCTCACCGACCTGCTGCCGGGACACGACGCGGTGCTGCACTTCGCCGCCGAGTCGCACGTGGACCGCTCGGTGGCCGGCGCCGCGCCGTTCGCCATGACCAACGTGGTCGGCACCCAGACGCTGCTGGAGGCGTGCGTACGCACCGGCGTGCAGCGGGTGGTGCACGTCTCCACCGACGAGGTGTACGGCTCGATCGAGGCCGGTTCCTGGACGGAGTCCTGGCCGTTGCAGCCCAACTCGCCGTACGCGGCCACGAAGGCCGGCAGCGACCTGGTGGCCCGGTCGTTCTGGCGCACCCACGGGCTCGCCGTCTCGATCACCCGGTGCTGCAACAACTACGGCCCGTACCAGTACCCGGAGAAGGTCATCCCGCGTTTCGTGACCAACCTGCTGGAGGGCGAGCCGGTGCCGCTGTACGGCGACGGCCGCAACGTCCGGGAGTGGCTGCACGTGGACGACCACTGCCGGGCCGTGCAACTGGTGCTCACCGGCGGCCGGGCCGGGGAGATCTACAACGTCGGCGGCGGCGTGGAGCTGAGCAACCGGGAACTGACGCAGCGGCTGCTGCGGCACTGCGGCGTCGACTGGTCGATGGTGCGCCAGGTGGACGACCGGCTCGGCCACGACCTGCGCTACTCGCTGGACGACAGCAAGATCCGGACCGAGCTGGGCTACCGGCCGCTCGTCGACTTCGACCGCGGGCTGGCCGAGGTCGTCCAGTGGTACCGGGACAACTCGTGGTGGTGGAAGCCGCTGCGGGGCACGCGGCGCTAG
- a CDS encoding NAD-dependent epimerase/dehydratase family protein encodes MRRRRAPAAVLLDRLHRHVRRHRPGREDEPVRPGTPYGRHKLAVEALVRGSTVDHLVVRLAHVAGPDQPAHQLLPSLASQVLAGQVRLHAGARRDIIDVVDVVAVIDHLLGARVSREVVNIATGYAVPVELLVDRIEQRLGVRARRTVVATPPVNHLVCTEKLRRLVPAVRGMGFTDHYYAAVLDRYVTARPLLRTA; translated from the coding sequence GTGCGCCGCCGACGGGCGCCGGCTGCTGTTCTTCTCGACCGCCTCCACCGGCATGTACGGCGCCACCGGCCGGGCCGGGAGGACGAACCGGTCCGGCCCGGCACCCCGTACGGCCGGCACAAGCTGGCGGTCGAGGCGCTGGTCCGCGGCTCCACCGTGGATCACCTGGTGGTCCGGCTGGCCCACGTGGCCGGCCCGGACCAGCCCGCGCACCAACTGCTGCCCTCGCTGGCCAGCCAGGTGCTCGCCGGCCAGGTCCGGCTGCACGCCGGCGCCCGGCGGGACATCATCGACGTCGTCGACGTGGTGGCCGTCATCGACCACCTGCTCGGCGCCCGGGTCAGCCGCGAGGTGGTGAACATCGCCACCGGGTACGCCGTACCGGTGGAACTGCTGGTGGACCGGATCGAACAGCGACTCGGCGTGCGGGCCCGGCGCACCGTGGTGGCCACGCCGCCGGTCAACCATCTCGTCTGCACCGAGAAGCTGCGCCGGCTGGTGCCGGCGGTCCGCGGGATGGGCTTCACCGACCACTACTACGCGGCGGTCCTCGACCGGTACGTGACCGCCCGCCCGCTGCTGCGGACGGCCTGA
- a CDS encoding NDP-hexose 2,3-dehydratase family protein, which translates to MTTTAPHPLLVTGDDRRVADRFTRSALTTDGRLLPTARFESWLAERAGMNRFAVHRVPFQDLDGWRFAEDTGNLVHSSGRFFSVEGLEVATDFGRVPRWTQPIINQPEIGIVGILVKEFDGILHCLMQAKMEPGNVNTLQLSPTVQATRSNYTRVHKGSAIPYLEHFVAPRTGQVLVDALQSEQGAWFLHKRNRNMVVQTDEDIEVRDDFCWLTIGQIHELLRVDNLVNMDSRTVLSCMPFGRPDGPARTVAGDDPFRAALVESVGGQRGALHTDAEVLSWFVEAKSRYAHQRRRIPLRELEGWRAGPDAISHEDGKYFQIVGVQVEASSREVSSWTQPLVAPVGHGISAFLTRRIDGVLHVLAQARAEAGTLDVVELAPTVHCLPGNYRDVPREHRPAFLDQVLSADRSRIRYEVVQSEEGGRFYHAQNRYQIIEADDLPLAVPPDYRWVTVAQLMGLLRLSNYLNVEARSLVACLQTLW; encoded by the coding sequence GTGACCACCACCGCACCCCACCCGCTGTTGGTGACCGGGGACGACCGGCGGGTCGCCGACCGGTTCACCAGGTCGGCCCTGACCACCGACGGCCGGTTGCTGCCCACCGCGCGGTTCGAGAGCTGGCTGGCCGAGCGGGCCGGCATGAACCGGTTCGCGGTGCACCGCGTACCGTTCCAGGACCTGGACGGCTGGCGGTTCGCCGAGGACACCGGCAACCTCGTGCACAGCAGCGGCCGGTTCTTCTCGGTGGAGGGCCTGGAGGTCGCCACCGACTTCGGCCGGGTCCCGCGGTGGACCCAGCCGATCATCAACCAGCCGGAGATCGGCATCGTCGGCATCCTGGTCAAGGAGTTCGACGGCATCCTGCACTGCCTCATGCAGGCCAAGATGGAGCCCGGCAACGTCAACACGCTCCAGTTGTCCCCGACCGTGCAGGCCACCCGCAGCAACTACACCCGGGTGCACAAGGGCAGCGCCATCCCGTACCTCGAACACTTCGTGGCGCCGCGCACCGGCCAGGTGCTGGTGGACGCGCTCCAGTCCGAGCAGGGCGCCTGGTTCCTGCACAAGCGCAACCGCAACATGGTGGTGCAGACCGACGAGGACATCGAGGTCCGCGACGACTTCTGCTGGCTCACCATCGGCCAGATCCACGAACTGCTCCGGGTGGACAACCTGGTCAACATGGACTCCCGGACGGTGCTGTCCTGCATGCCGTTCGGCCGCCCGGACGGCCCCGCCCGCACCGTGGCCGGCGACGACCCGTTCCGGGCCGCGCTCGTCGAGTCCGTCGGCGGCCAGCGCGGCGCGCTGCACACCGACGCCGAGGTGCTGAGCTGGTTCGTGGAGGCGAAGTCCCGCTACGCCCACCAGCGGCGCCGGATCCCGCTGCGCGAACTGGAGGGCTGGCGGGCCGGACCGGACGCCATCTCGCACGAGGACGGCAAGTACTTCCAGATCGTCGGCGTGCAGGTGGAGGCGAGCAGCCGCGAGGTGTCCAGCTGGACGCAGCCGCTGGTGGCGCCGGTCGGGCACGGCATCTCGGCGTTCCTGACCCGGCGCATCGACGGGGTGCTGCACGTGCTGGCGCAGGCCCGGGCCGAGGCCGGCACGCTGGACGTGGTGGAGCTGGCGCCGACCGTGCACTGCCTGCCCGGCAACTACCGGGACGTGCCGCGGGAACACCGGCCGGCCTTCCTGGACCAGGTGCTCTCCGCCGACCGGTCCCGGATCCGCTACGAGGTGGTGCAGTCCGAGGAGGGCGGCCGGTTCTACCACGCGCAGAACCGCTACCAGATCATCGAGGCCGACGACCTGCCGCTGGCCGTGCCGCCGGACTACCGCTGGGTGACGGTGGCGCAGCTGATGGGTCTGCTGCGGCTGTCGAACTACCTCAACGTGGAGGCACGCAGCCTGGTCGCGTGCCTGCAGACGCTGTGGTGA
- a CDS encoding MupA/Atu3671 family FMN-dependent luciferase-like monooxygenase → MTDSRMNFGLFFFAALGDDAPRTYQMMLAAARRGEELGLDFVSTPERHFHRFGGAFPNPAVTSAALAAVTSRLQIRAGSVVTPLHPALRIVEDFALVDCLSEGRAAISVGSGWNVNDFVLNPAAYADRRDRMLRDVAEIRQVWRDGTWSGTNPVGGEVTLPVFPRPVQDELPIWVTVSRNPETFRQAGELGANVLTHLENQDVDAVAGNIERYREAFARHHPGRCGTVTLMMHTYVADSTRRAHEVALPWLRSYLRTAIDLESRAVGAGGGMSGGRTGRTVMTEERARDRLVEIAVNRYLAGTSLIGSVSDCRPVVDAVRAAGVDEIACLVDFVGDGDAVLAGLPHLAELATAVPAPLPA, encoded by the coding sequence ATGACCGATTCCCGGATGAACTTCGGCCTGTTCTTCTTCGCCGCTCTCGGCGACGACGCGCCACGGACGTACCAGATGATGCTCGCCGCCGCCCGCCGCGGCGAGGAACTGGGCCTGGACTTCGTCTCCACGCCGGAGCGGCACTTCCACCGGTTCGGCGGCGCGTTCCCCAACCCGGCCGTCACGTCGGCGGCCCTGGCCGCGGTCACCAGCCGGTTGCAGATCCGCGCCGGCAGCGTGGTCACCCCGCTGCACCCGGCGCTGCGCATCGTCGAGGACTTCGCGCTGGTGGACTGCCTCTCCGAGGGCCGGGCCGCGATCTCGGTCGGCTCCGGCTGGAACGTCAACGACTTCGTGCTCAACCCCGCGGCGTACGCCGACCGGCGGGACCGGATGCTGCGGGACGTGGCCGAGATCCGGCAGGTGTGGCGGGACGGCACCTGGAGCGGCACCAACCCGGTCGGCGGCGAGGTGACGCTGCCGGTGTTTCCCCGGCCGGTGCAGGACGAACTGCCCATCTGGGTGACCGTCTCGCGCAACCCGGAGACCTTCCGGCAGGCCGGCGAGCTGGGTGCCAACGTGCTGACGCACCTGGAGAACCAGGACGTCGACGCGGTGGCCGGCAACATCGAGCGGTACCGCGAGGCGTTCGCGCGGCACCACCCAGGGCGCTGCGGCACGGTCACCCTGATGATGCACACGTACGTCGCGGACTCCACCCGGCGGGCGCACGAGGTGGCGCTGCCCTGGCTGCGCTCGTACCTGCGGACCGCTATCGACCTGGAGTCCCGGGCGGTCGGCGCGGGCGGCGGGATGAGCGGCGGCCGGACCGGCCGGACCGTGATGACCGAGGAACGCGCCCGGGACCGGCTGGTGGAGATCGCCGTGAACCGCTACCTGGCCGGCACCTCGCTGATCGGCTCGGTGTCGGACTGCCGCCCGGTGGTGGACGCGGTCCGCGCGGCCGGGGTGGACGAGATCGCCTGCCTGGTGGACTTCGTCGGCGACGGGGACGCGGTGCTGGCCGGCCTGCCGCACCTGGCCGAGCTGGCCACCGCCGTACCGGCCCCGCTGCCCGCCTGA